Sequence from the Myxococcales bacterium genome:
GAATTTCACGCATGATTGCGGAGACGGTCTCGGGGTCGGCCAGCCCCGATCGACCTGCCCTTTAGTGAATACCCTGGGTGGCTACAAGCGAAGCCGGGTCGATCCCGAGGCTCCGGACACTCTGATCCCACATCGCGCCACTCGAGGATTCGAAAACCATCTCGCGATTCGGAGGAGCAACCAACCATGCGCCGTTGGACATCTCCCATTCGAGTTGCCCGGGTCCCCATCCCGCATACCCCAGGAAAAAGCGAATATCACTGAGCGACTGATTGGAGGCATTGCGCAGGACTTCGAGCGAGCGCGCGAGGAACAGACCTTGTTCTCCGATCCGTGCGATGGCTGGATCTTCGAGGTCTTCGATTTCAGGCTGGTTTAGCAGGAGCCAACCCGAGTCGGGTTCCACCGGCCCGCCCCATTGAATGTTGGCTTTCGGGTGCCCGCGCCATTTGATGTCGAGGCTCGCACACAGCGTCGACGCCAGCAGGTCAACCTCGCGATTCAATACCAGCCCGAAGGTTCCGTTTTCATCGTGTTCGACGATAAGCATCACGGTGCGACGAAAGTTCGGATCCTCGAGTTGGGGCAT
This genomic interval carries:
- a CDS encoding YqgE/AlgH family protein; translated protein: MANDQTLTSTLLIAMPQLEDPNFRRTVMLIVEHDENGTFGLVLNREVDLLASTLCASLDIKWRGHPKANIQWGGPVEPDSGWLLLNQPEIEDLEDPAIARIGEQGLFLARSLEVLRNASNQSLSDIRFFLGYAGWGPGQLEWEMSNGAWLVAPPNREMVFESSSGAMWDQSVRSLGIDPASLVATQGIH